Proteins co-encoded in one Bombus terrestris chromosome 18, iyBomTerr1.2, whole genome shotgun sequence genomic window:
- the LOC100644384 gene encoding cardioacceleratory peptide receptor isoform X3, producing the protein MSEEETTERADRNETFEIDGLIQGNRTGDLPEFFNVTPLDVNATNEIDSFYFYETEQFTVLWLLFAMIVVGNIAVLIGLQWGKRRKTRMDFFIKQLAFAGWRARALVVAAWGLSALFSVPIIFLYEEKRIQGKTQCWIDLGSPMQWRIYMSLVSFTLFIAPTLIIGGCYAVIVATIWSQGGALRQGPTRDTRRASSRGLIPRAKVKTVKMTLVIVFVFILCWSPYIVFDLLQVYGYVPETQTNIAVATFIQSLTPLNSAANPIIYCLFSTSFCKTVRNIQAISWVSGWCATNPHHCFGTGAPNSSTRTTVTTSLTAQSSRRSGHIAMIHSATRKRVMVSLV; encoded by the exons ATGTCCGAGGAAGAAACGACAGAACGGGCCGATCGTAATGAAACGTTCGAGATAGACGGACTGATTCAGGGGAATCGTACGGGGGACCTGCCGGAATTCTTCAACGTCACTCCACTCGATGTCAACGCGACGAACGAGATCGACTCATTCTACTTCTACGAG ACGGAACAATTCACGGTCTTGTGGCTGCTGTTCGCGATGATAGTCGTCGGGAATATCGCGGTGCTAATTGGCCTGCAGTGGGGGAAACGGCGTAAGACGCGCATGGATTTTTTTATCAAACAGCTAGCGTTTGCGG GGTGGAGAGCCAGGGCTCTGGTGGTAGCTGCCTGGGGTTTGTCGGCATTGTTTAGCGTGCCGATTATTTTCCTGTACGAGGAAAAACGCATACAG GGGAAGACACAATGCTGGATAGATCTGGGATCTCCTATGCAATGGAGGATCTACATGAGCCTGGTCAGCTTTACCCTCTTTATAGCCCCTACTCTGATAATAGGAGGCTGTTATGCTGTGATCGTAGCTACTATATGGTCGCAAGGAGGGGCATTACGTCAGGGACCTACTCGAGACACCAGAAGAGCATCGTCCCGAGGACTCATTCCCAGGGCTAAAGTTAAGACGGTCAAAATGACTCTCGTTATAGTGTTCG tATTCATTCTTTGTTGGAGCCCGTACATAGTGTTCGATCTGCTGCAAGTTTACGGATATGTACCAGAGACGCAGACTAACATCGCCGTGGCCACTTTCATTCAAAGTTTAACGCCTCTGAATTCGGCGGCGAATCCGATTATATACTGTCTCTTCAGCACGTCGTTTTGTAAAACCGTACG GAACATACAGGCGATCTCGTGGGTTTCTGGGTGGTGTGCAACGAATCCCCATCATTGTTTCGGCACCGGTGCTCCGAACAGCAGCACCAGGACAACAGTAACGACGTCGTTGACGGCGCAGTCTTCGAGAAGAAGCGGGCACATCGCCATGATACACTCCGCCACCAGGAAACGTGTTATGGTGTCTCTGGTTTAA
- the LOC100644384 gene encoding cardioacceleratory peptide receptor isoform X2 has product MSEEETTERADRNETFEIDGLIQGNRTGDLPEFFNVTPLDVNATNEIDSFYFYETEQFTVLWLLFAMIVVGNIAVLIGLQWGKRRKTRMDFFIKQLAFAGLISVLTDIIWRTTVTWHAGNVACKLIRFMQAVVTYSSTYVLVALSIDRYDAITRPMNFTGRWWRARALVVAAWGLSALFSVPIIFLYEEKRIQGKTQCWIDLGSPMQWRIYMSLVSFTLFIAPTLIIGGCYAVIVATIWSQGGALRQGPTRDTRRASSRGLIPRAKVKTVKMTLVIVFVFILCWSPYIVFDLLQVYGYVPETQTNIAVATFIQSLTPLNSAANPIIYCLFSTSFCKTVRNIQAISWVSGWCATNPHHCFGTGAPNSSTRTTVTTSLTAQSSRRSGHIAMIHSATRKRVMVSLV; this is encoded by the exons ATGTCCGAGGAAGAAACGACAGAACGGGCCGATCGTAATGAAACGTTCGAGATAGACGGACTGATTCAGGGGAATCGTACGGGGGACCTGCCGGAATTCTTCAACGTCACTCCACTCGATGTCAACGCGACGAACGAGATCGACTCATTCTACTTCTACGAG ACGGAACAATTCACGGTCTTGTGGCTGCTGTTCGCGATGATAGTCGTCGGGAATATCGCGGTGCTAATTGGCCTGCAGTGGGGGAAACGGCGTAAGACGCGCATGGATTTTTTTATCAAACAGCTAGCGTTTGCGG GCCTGATATCCGTGCTAACGGATATAATTTGGAGAACGACGGTGACCTGGCACGCGGGCAACGTTGCCTGCAAATTGATAAGGTTCATGCAAGCCGTCGTTACGTACAGTTCTACATACGTACTTGTCGCATTGTCGATCGACAGATATGACGCCATTACCAGACCTATGAATTTCACCGGCAGGT GGTGGAGAGCCAGGGCTCTGGTGGTAGCTGCCTGGGGTTTGTCGGCATTGTTTAGCGTGCCGATTATTTTCCTGTACGAGGAAAAACGCATACAG GGGAAGACACAATGCTGGATAGATCTGGGATCTCCTATGCAATGGAGGATCTACATGAGCCTGGTCAGCTTTACCCTCTTTATAGCCCCTACTCTGATAATAGGAGGCTGTTATGCTGTGATCGTAGCTACTATATGGTCGCAAGGAGGGGCATTACGTCAGGGACCTACTCGAGACACCAGAAGAGCATCGTCCCGAGGACTCATTCCCAGGGCTAAAGTTAAGACGGTCAAAATGACTCTCGTTATAGTGTTCG tATTCATTCTTTGTTGGAGCCCGTACATAGTGTTCGATCTGCTGCAAGTTTACGGATATGTACCAGAGACGCAGACTAACATCGCCGTGGCCACTTTCATTCAAAGTTTAACGCCTCTGAATTCGGCGGCGAATCCGATTATATACTGTCTCTTCAGCACGTCGTTTTGTAAAACCGTACG GAACATACAGGCGATCTCGTGGGTTTCTGGGTGGTGTGCAACGAATCCCCATCATTGTTTCGGCACCGGTGCTCCGAACAGCAGCACCAGGACAACAGTAACGACGTCGTTGACGGCGCAGTCTTCGAGAAGAAGCGGGCACATCGCCATGATACACTCCGCCACCAGGAAACGTGTTATGGTGTCTCTGGTTTAA
- the LOC100645966 gene encoding uncharacterized protein LOC100645966 yields MQSGRMTPTLKQETMKHGDTITLEKIQTKIKFLEDSNIVMQTRNQNLITENKALASQLKEERDEVKRLEKRLTLLREELDFERSKIEGMKQEAEEVRKRQMPTVQTNGTSTTNIVISKTDRGVQVWAVCMACQRKLESCEKQPPTVIITKSELEVLEKDMQTLRDTIIAREQAWDKAMEREHNYRQQLTRLTTETITARHLSDTRYEELKTATNALQEKESEFKSTQKDNAYLQKLIAKIYNSYQRGQEGYQRSSLTADINEKDQRFIEDIARRASSGKGKQKPKLKSSCSERTAHSAVYQYSPRDKSSRSAKDQAGCLKEPKR; encoded by the exons ATGCAAAGCGGAAGGATGACACCGACGTTAAAGCAAGAGACAATGAAACACGGGGACACGATCACGCTCGAAAAGATACAAACGAAAATCAAGTTCCTCGAGGACAGCAATATAGTTATGCAGACGCGCAATCAGAATCTTATCACCGAGAACAAAGCCCTCGCGTCTCA ACTCAAAGAGGAACGGGACGAAGTGAAAAGGCTAGAGAAGAGGCTGACGTTGCTGCGAGAGGAACTTGATTTCGAAAGATCGAAGATCGAAGGGATGAAACAAGAGGCAGAAGAAGTCAGA AAAAGGCAAATGCCGACGGTTCAAACAAACGGAACGTCGACAACGAACATCGTAATATCTAAGACTGATCGTGGAGTTCAAGTCTGGGCGGTATGCATGGCTTGTCAAAGAAAACTGGAAAGTTGCGAGAAACAACCACCCACCGTCATCATCACCAA ATCGGAATTGGAAGTGTTGGAAAAAGATATGCAGACTCTTCGAGATACTATAATCGCGCGAGAACAAGCATGGGACAAGGCCATGGAACGCGAGCACAATTATAGGCAGCAGTTGACGCGACTCACCACGGAAACAATCACGGCTCGTCACCTTTCTGACACGCGCTACGAAGAGCTCAAAACTGCGACAAACGCGCTGCAG GAAAAAGAATCAGAATTTAAATCGACTCAAAAGGATAACGCATATCTACAGAAATTGATCGCAAAGATTTACAATAGCTATCAAAG AGGGCAAGAAGGATATCAGAGAAGCAGTTTGACAGCTGATATTAATGAGAAAGATCAGAGATTTATCGAAGACATTGCTCGACGAGCATCCAGCGGAAAAGGCAAACAGAAaccaaaattgaaaagttcctGTTCGGAAAGAACCGCACATTCTGCCGTTTATCAATACAGTCCTCGTGATAAAAGTTCGAGATCCGCTAAGGATCAAGCAGGTTGTTTAAAAGAACCGAAGCGCTAA
- the LOC100644384 gene encoding cardioacceleratory peptide receptor isoform X1 gives MSEEETTERADRNETFEIDGLIQGNRTGDLPEFFNVTPLDVNATNEIDSFYFYETEQFTVLWLLFAMIVVGNIAVLIGLQWGKRRKTRMDFFIKQLAFADLLVGLISVLTDIIWRTTVTWHAGNVACKLIRFMQAVVTYSSTYVLVALSIDRYDAITRPMNFTGRWWRARALVVAAWGLSALFSVPIIFLYEEKRIQGKTQCWIDLGSPMQWRIYMSLVSFTLFIAPTLIIGGCYAVIVATIWSQGGALRQGPTRDTRRASSRGLIPRAKVKTVKMTLVIVFVFILCWSPYIVFDLLQVYGYVPETQTNIAVATFIQSLTPLNSAANPIIYCLFSTSFCKTVRNIQAISWVSGWCATNPHHCFGTGAPNSSTRTTVTTSLTAQSSRRSGHIAMIHSATRKRVMVSLV, from the exons ATGTCCGAGGAAGAAACGACAGAACGGGCCGATCGTAATGAAACGTTCGAGATAGACGGACTGATTCAGGGGAATCGTACGGGGGACCTGCCGGAATTCTTCAACGTCACTCCACTCGATGTCAACGCGACGAACGAGATCGACTCATTCTACTTCTACGAG ACGGAACAATTCACGGTCTTGTGGCTGCTGTTCGCGATGATAGTCGTCGGGAATATCGCGGTGCTAATTGGCCTGCAGTGGGGGAAACGGCGTAAGACGCGCATGGATTTTTTTATCAAACAGCTAGCGTTTGCGG ATTTATTGGTAGGCCTGATATCCGTGCTAACGGATATAATTTGGAGAACGACGGTGACCTGGCACGCGGGCAACGTTGCCTGCAAATTGATAAGGTTCATGCAAGCCGTCGTTACGTACAGTTCTACATACGTACTTGTCGCATTGTCGATCGACAGATATGACGCCATTACCAGACCTATGAATTTCACCGGCAGGT GGTGGAGAGCCAGGGCTCTGGTGGTAGCTGCCTGGGGTTTGTCGGCATTGTTTAGCGTGCCGATTATTTTCCTGTACGAGGAAAAACGCATACAG GGGAAGACACAATGCTGGATAGATCTGGGATCTCCTATGCAATGGAGGATCTACATGAGCCTGGTCAGCTTTACCCTCTTTATAGCCCCTACTCTGATAATAGGAGGCTGTTATGCTGTGATCGTAGCTACTATATGGTCGCAAGGAGGGGCATTACGTCAGGGACCTACTCGAGACACCAGAAGAGCATCGTCCCGAGGACTCATTCCCAGGGCTAAAGTTAAGACGGTCAAAATGACTCTCGTTATAGTGTTCG tATTCATTCTTTGTTGGAGCCCGTACATAGTGTTCGATCTGCTGCAAGTTTACGGATATGTACCAGAGACGCAGACTAACATCGCCGTGGCCACTTTCATTCAAAGTTTAACGCCTCTGAATTCGGCGGCGAATCCGATTATATACTGTCTCTTCAGCACGTCGTTTTGTAAAACCGTACG GAACATACAGGCGATCTCGTGGGTTTCTGGGTGGTGTGCAACGAATCCCCATCATTGTTTCGGCACCGGTGCTCCGAACAGCAGCACCAGGACAACAGTAACGACGTCGTTGACGGCGCAGTCTTCGAGAAGAAGCGGGCACATCGCCATGATACACTCCGCCACCAGGAAACGTGTTATGGTGTCTCTGGTTTAA